Part of the Methylovirgula sp. 4M-Z18 genome is shown below.
ATAGGGGGTGGTGAAGGCGAAAACGCGTCGGCTGCGCGGCGTGATCGCAATTGAAGCGACGGCGGCATCTGCCTGATTGGCATCGAGCGCCTCCGCCATCAAGTCCCAGCGCCGCACCTGGATCGAACAGGTGAGCTGCAATTCCTGGCAGATCGCGCGCGCGAGATCGACATCGAAGCCGCTTAAGCTGCCGTCCGGCAGCAGGAAATGAAACGGCGGATCGTCATCCTCGGTAATGATGCGCAAGCCGCGCAGCGCGCTCACGTCCGGCTTGGCGGCATGGTGCTGCGGATCCCAAAGATTGGGCAGATACGGCGGCGCATCGGCCGCAAACGCGCGCAACGGCAATAATCCAAGCAACAGGGACGCAATCAAGAAAATCCGCCGCAATGTCTTGCCTCAGTCCTTCATCCCCGGGGCCCCTCGGCTTGACCTAGCATATCGCCGCGCGTTCACCAATTTCGCCGCAAGAAACGGAGCGTTCGATCTTCAGCCATGCGCTACATCCCGCGCATCAACGGAGATCAACCTCATGCACAAGACCATCGAACCTGGGATCCTTTATTTCGGTACGCCGGTCGTGCTGATCAGCACGCTCAACGAGGACGGTTCGCCGAATCTCGCGCCGATGTCATCGGCCTTCTGGCTCGGTTGGCGCTGCGTGCTCGGCCTCGGCACTGCGTCGCAAACCGTGCGCAATCTGCGCCGCACCCGCGAATGCGTTCTCAATTTGCCGTCGGTCGATCTCGTCGGTGCGGTGGACCGCCTGGCGCTGACCACCGGCACGAATCCGGTGCCGTCTTACAAGGCACAGCGCGGCTATCGCTTCGAGGCCAACAAATTCGCGCGCGCCGGTTTGACGCCCGTCGCGTCGCAGACGGTTGAGCCGCCGCGCGCGCTCGAATGCCCCGTGCAGCTCGAGGCGGTGGTCGAAGCGATCCACGGCATCGGCGACGAGGACGAGGCCTTGCGCGGTCGCATCGTCACCATCGAGACGCGCATTCAGCGCGTGCATGTCGTCGAGGAAATTCTCATGACCGGCGTCGAGAACCGGATCGATCCCAACAAATGGCGCCCGCTGATCATGAGCTTTCAGCACTTCTACGGCCTGGGACCGCAGGTTCATCCCTCGGCCCTATCGCAGATTCCGGAAAGCCTGTATCGCAGCCCCGATGTCGACCGCGCCCGGCTGCTGCAAATGGCCTGACGATAAGAACTTCGGCCGGCGATCATCGTTCAGAACACTTGCGCAATGATCCGGCCGATCTCGGCGTGGACGCTGTTCAGCACATCCGGCGATTCGCTCGACCCCGTGTAATAGACGGTCGCCAGGATCGGCGTGCCGCTGGGTGGGCGAATCATCGCGATCGTATTGGCCGTGCCGTTGTCGCCGGTGCCGGTTTTGTCGCCGATGCGCCAGGACGGCGGCAGCCCGGCGCGCAATCTCTTGCCGGCCACCTGATTGCCGATCATCCAAGTCTCGAGCTGCGCCCGCGAGGCGGCGGACAGTCTGTCGTCCAACAGAATTGCGTCGAGATCGCGCTGCATCGCCGCGGGGCTGGTAGTGTCGCGCACGTCGCCGGGAATCGCCGTGTTCAACGTCGGCTCGGTGCGGTCGAGCCGCGTCACGCGATCGGCGACATCGCGTGCGAAACGGGTGATCGCGGACGGGCCGCCGAGCTCGCGCAACATCAGATTCGCCGCCGTATTGTCGCTCCACTGAATCGCCGCCGCGCACAAATCGCCGAGCGCCATCTGTCCCTCCGCCACATGCCGTTTGGCAATCGGCGCATAGGATAGAAGATCGGCCTGCCCGTAGGCGATGGCGCGGTCGAGATGTTCCGCACCCGCATCGACGCGCTTCAGAATCGCCGCGGCGGCAAGAAATTTGAACGTGCTACACATCGGAAACAATTCATCGGCGCGATGGGCGATCGTCAGATTGCCGCCGCTCTCGCCAATGGCGACGCCGAGCCGTCCGCCATGTTCTTGTTCGAGCGCAACGAGGCGCGCATTGGCCGCGTCGATCGCAGCGGCAGGCACGGTCGCGGCCCGAGCAGCAAGCGGCAGCATGAAGGCGGAAAGACCAGCAACGAAGGCGCGGCGATGAAGTAAAAGACGCATGAACATGTCCTCGAGATGATTTCAATCGAATGCGGCCCAGTCATCGGCGGCGTTTGTGTCACGGATAAGTCCTGTCTGTTGCAAATCTCTGCACAATTGCGCGCATTGACGGAGTGCATCGAGAATAAGAATGTCGAAAGCGTCATGATTCGCATTCTCTCCATCTCCGGCAGCTTGCGCGCGCAATCGTCTAACACCAGCCTCTTGCAGGCGGCGCGCCACCTCGCGCCGCCGGACATGACGATCACGCCCTATGATGGCCTGGCCGATCTGCCGCATTTCAATCCCGACCTCGAAGCGGTGCTTCCCTTACCCGTGCGGAATTTGCGCGAGCGTGTCGGCGATGCCGATGCGCTGCTGATTTGCTGCCCGGAATATGCGCGCGGCATTCCCGGCTCGTTCAAGAATGCGCTCGACTGGCTGGTCGGCTGCACACGTTTTCCCGGCAAGCCCGTGGCGCTGTTCAATGCCTCGGCGCGCGCCTCCGCCGCGCAAGCGGCCTTGCGCCTCGTGCTCGAAACCATGTCCGCCCATATTGTCGACGACGCCTGCATCACCGTGGACCTGCTGGCCAAGGGATTGAGCCCTAAAGCCATCGCCGCCGACCTGGCCATCGCCGTGCCGGTCAGGGTGGCCCTTGCCACCCTCGCGGCGGAGGTTCGCAGAGCGACCGGCGACTGAAGCTGCGGGGCGGGCTGCGATTTCCACCGCCGCGTGCGAGATCCCGTACAGGTCGATCCTTGATCTTTCGCCAATCCACGCTTGCGCGGTGTATTTTTGTCACCTAGCCATTATGATTGTTGCACCGGGCGCGTTGTTGGACCATGGTTCCGGCTGATGCGGTATTAGCCGCGGCCCCGGCTATCAAACGCCGCTCCATAAAAAAAACCGAACGCACCAAGAATCGCCGATCCGTGCCATCGCGGCAAACTTTCGGCGAAGGTCGAATCAGACAGGAGTGTTCCATGAGCAGGAAAGCAGCCATCGTCGAATATATTCGCTATGCGCTGACGGATCACTCACCGGAAGAACTGATCGACGCATACCGTGAAGCCGGTACCCATCTTGCTGCAGCCCCGGAATGCCTTGGCTACGAGCTTTGCGCGTCAGACGACGATCCGAGGAGCCAGATCCTGCGCATCGTCTGGACCTCGGCTGATGCCCATATCGACGGGTTCCGGCGCGGGCCGAACTTTCCGCCCTTCTTGAAGGCCATCGGCCCGTTCGTCGGCGAAATCGCCGAAATGCGGCATTATCACCGCACGGGCGTGGAGTGGAGGCGCTAGGACGACGACCTACGCCACAATTTCCGTTTCTCACCTCGGGCAATTTGCATTAGGGTGCGCGGCTCTGTCGTAACCCCCTCTTGCTCCTTGTCTTTGGAAGAAAAATGTCTGCCGTGCCGTCCTCCGTTTCCTCTCCCGCCGCCCCGACCTTCCGGGATGCGGTGCTTGGCTCAAGCACCTGGCCGTTCGAGGAGGCGAAAAAGCTCGTGGCACGGGTGCAGCGAACGGGCCAGACCGAGGTCCTGTTCGAGACCGGCTACGGCCCCTCGGGCCTGCCGCATATCGGGACGTTCGGCGAGGTGGCGCGGACCCTCATGGTGCGGCACGCCTTCGAGATTTTGACCGAGGGCAAGATCAAGACCCGGCTGATCGCCTTTTCCGACGACATGGATGGCCTGCGCAAAGTGCCAGAGAACGTCCCGAACCGGGACATGATGGCCGGCTATCTCGGCATACCCTTGTCGCGCGTGCCGGATCCCTTCTCGAACGAATACCCCTCGTTCGGCGCGGCGAACAACGCGCGCCTGCGTGCCTTTCTCGACCGTTTCGGCTTCGATTACGAATTTGCCTCCTCGACCGATTATTATGCCGCGGGCCGGTTCGATGCGATGCTGCTGCGCATGCTCGAGGTCTACGACAAGGTGATGGCGATCATCCTGCCGACGCTGGGACCGGAGCGCCGCGAAACCTACTCGCCCTTCCTCCCCGTCAGCCCGCGCACCGGCAAGGTGCTGCAGGTGCCGATGGTGGCGCGCGATCCCGCCAAGGGGACCGTGACCTATATCGATCCCGACACCGGCGAACGAATAGAAACGCCCGTGACCGGCGGCCATGTGAAGTGCCAGTGGAAGGCCGACTGGGCCTTGCGCTGGGCGGCGCTCGGCGTTGATTACGAAATGGCCGGCAAGGACCTCATCGACTCGGTCAAGCTCTCGGGCGAGATCGTCAAGGCTTTGGGTCTGAAGCCGCCGGAAGGCTTCAACTACGAATTGTTTCTCGACGAGCAGGGCAAGAAGATTTCGAAGTCGCTCGGCAACGGCATTACGATCGAGGATTGGCTGACCTATGCCAGCCCCGAAAGCCTGTCGCTGTTCATGTATTTGAAGCCGCGCGAGGCGAAGAAGCTGCATTTCGACGTCATTCCGCGCGCCGTCGACGATTATCTGAATTACCTGGAAGCCTATCCGCGCCAGGATTGGAAGAACCGTTTGGGCAATCCGGTCTGGCACATTCACGCCGGCAATCCACCGGCGGCGGAGTCGCTCGACGAAAGCGGTGGGCGCGGCAGCGGCGTCAGCTTCTCGATGCTGCTCAATCTGGTGGCCGTCGCCAACAGCGAGGACCCGAAGGTCGTGTGGGGTTTCCTGCGCCGCTATGCGCCCTCGGCCTCGCCGGAGAATCACCCGCGCCTCGACCGGCTTATCGGTTACGCCATCGCCTATTACCGCGACTTCGTGCGTCCGGCGAAGCACTACCGTCTGGCGGACGACGTGGAGCGCGAGGCGCTGCAGAAGCTCAGCGACGCTCTGGGCGCGATCCCCGCCGGCGAGGTGAGCGCCGAGGCGGTGCAGACCGCGCTTTACGACGTCGCGCGGCCGATCCCGCGTTATCAGGATTTCAAGGCGAAGGGTGCGACGGCGGAACGGCCCGGCGTATCCAATGTCTGGTTCTCCACGATCTATCAAATCCTGCTCGGTGAAGAAAAGGGACCGCGCTTCGGCTCTTTTGTCGCGCTCTACGGCATCAACGAGACGCAGGCGCTGATCGCCAAGGCGCTCGCCGGCGATTTGGTGCGGGAGCATGAAGCGTTCCTCGCGGCGCGCGCAGCTAAATAATGAAAGAACGGGCTGCCGCCTTGCATCGCCGCAGCCCATTCAATGCGGCGATGCAGGATAAATATGGTCAGCGCCACGAAACAGGTTTAGCCTACGGGTTCTGTTCCTCGCTCCCGACAGGAGACTGACATGGGACTCAAGGATATCGCCGTTTTTATCGACTCGGATGCGAAAGCGGATCGCGCAACGGCCTATGCGCTCTCGCTGGCGCGCAGTTTCGACGCCCATGTCACCGGCATCGCCACGGCCATCGATATGCTGATCCCCGCACCGATGATGGGCGAGATTCCGAGCGACGTCTTTGTCGCGGCCTTCGAGAAGGCGCAGGACGTCGCCAAGCAGGCCTGCGCCAATTTCGCCGCCGCCGCCAAACGGCAACACCTGCTCTACGACACGCATCTGATCGCCGGTCTGCCGGGCGCCGTTTATGAACGTTTCGCGCGCTTCATCCGGCATTTCGATCTGACCGTCATCCAGCAGCCGACGCCCGAAACCCTCGGCGACGAGGCGGCCTTCATCGAAACGGCGCTCTTCCGCTCCGGCCGCCCCGCGCTTGTAGTGCCGCACAATTGGGACAAACCCTTTAAATGCGAGCGGATCATCGTCGCGTGGAATCAGAGCCCGCCTGCGGCTCGCGCGATCAGCGATGCGCTGCCGCTCTTGAAGCTCGCAAAATCCGTCGAAGTGGTCACGGTGGAAAATTCCGCCGAAACCGATATCGACCTTCCCGGCTTCAACATCACGCGCCATCTCGCTCGCTACAATGTCAATGCCAAATTGAACAAGCTCTCGGGCAAGACCGATGTCGCGACGCAAGTGCTGTCCCGCCTGCATGAACTTGAATCGGATCTCTTGGTGATGGGCGGCTATGGCCATTCGCGCATCAGCGAATTCATTTGGGGCGGTGCGACGCGGGGCATTCTGAAGGCGATGACCGCACCGGTTTTCATCGCGCATTAGGACCCGTCGACCGTTGCGAAATGTCTGCTTCGCCTTCCTCTTCCTCGGCATTGCGCCGGCGGCCCAGGCGTTCGACCTGACCGTCGTGAACACGTCCAAAGATGCACTCACGCATCTCTTCCTCTCGCCCGCCGGCGCCAACCAATGGGGCGACGATCAACTCGATGCGGACGACGACGATGTCACGATGCAGCCGGGCGAGAACTTTATCTTCAAGGGCCTGAGCGGCGGCGCCTATGACGTGAAATTCTCCAAGGATGAGGAAAGCGATACGGGCTGCATTTTGCACAACGTGCAGGTCAATGCGGACACCAAGGCCGAAATCACGAGTGAGCTTCTTGCCTCGTGCCCGAAATAGACGTACGCGGAGCCGCCGGCGTCTCGCCTGCAGCACAGCCGAGCGGAGCATGTCGTGGCTTTCATCTATAAAATCGTGACAGCCGAGCAATGGCGCATCGCGGAGCGGGACGGCGTTTTTGCCGGTGCACCGGTCGATCTTGCCGACGGTTACATCCATTTCTCAACCGCCGAACAAGTACGCGAAACGGCGGCGAAGCATTTTGCCGGACAGAATGATTTGCTGCTCGCCGCGATTCCCGTCGCCGCGATTCCCGATGGCCTGAAATGGGAGCCGTCGCGCGGCGGTGCGCTCTTCCCGCATCTCTACGGCACGCTCGATCCCAAATGGGCGGCGTGGGTGAAGCCATTGCTTCTTTGTGTTGACGGCAAACATGCTTTTCCGGATTTGTCCGCATGAGAACGCTGATCGAACCGTTGGGCCTCGCCTTTTTACATGCACTCGAGCCCGAACGCGCCCATGGCCTGACCTTGAAGGCGCTAAAAAACTTGCCGCTGCCGCGCGGCCCGAACGACCGGCGTCTGGCGGTGCGCGCCTTCGGCCTCGATTTTCCCAATCCGATCGGCATGGCGGCGGGCTTCGACAAAAACGCCGAAGTGCCCGACGCGCTGCTGCGTCTCGGCTTCGGCTTTGCCGAATGCGGCACGCTCACACCGAAACCGCAAAGCGGCAATCCGCGCCCGCGTATTTTCCGCCTGCCGGCCGATGTCGGGCTGATCAACCGGCTCGGCTTCAACAACGAGGGCCATGATGCGGCGCATGCGCGGCTCGCGGCGCGAAAAGCCATCGGCACCGTCGGCGTCAATATCGGCGCGAACAAGGATGCTGCGGATCGCGCTGCCGATTATGTCGCCGGCATCAAGCGTTTCGCCGATGTGGCGAGCTATTTCACGGTGAACATTTCCTCGCCCAACACGCCGGGCCTGCGCGATCTGCAGCAGGCGGCGGCGCTCGACGATCTGCTCGCGCGCGTACTTGCGGCACGCGACGAGACGAGCGCACAGCATGGTCGCAAGCCGGTGCTGCTCAAGATCGCGCCCGATCTGACTCTCGCTGATCTCGACGACATCGTGCGTGTCGCGCGCGCCCGCGCGATCGACGGCATGATCCTTTCGAACACGACAATCACGCGGCCGCAGAGCTTGGCGGAAGTGCAGGTGGCGAAAGAGCAGGGCGGTCTCTCGGGCAAGCCGCTGTTTCCGCTGGCGACCTACATGCTGGCGCAGACCTATCAGCGCGTCGAAGGCCAGTTTCCGCTGATCGGCGTCGGCGGCATCGACAGTGCGCAGGCCGCCGTCGAAAAGATCCGCGCCGGCGCAAGCCTCGTTCAGCTCTATTCGGCGCTGGTGTTCAAAGGGCTCGCGCTCATCGACGACATCAAACGGGGCCTCGTCGATGAACTGGTGCGACGGAAGCTCAACTCCATCGCGACGCTGACCGGCACCGGTGCGGCGGAATGGGCCGCGCGCCACTCATAGTTTCAGTTCGGCGATCACCGGCGCATGGTCCGAGGGGCGCTCCCAGCCGCGCGCCTCCTTGAGCACCTGCATGCCATTCAAGGACGGCGCCAAGGACGGGCTGAGCCAGATGTGGTCGAGGCGGCGGCCCTTGTCGGCAAGCTCCCAATTGGGCGAGCGATAGCTCCACCAGGTATAGAGTTTCTGGTCCGCGGGCACTTTGGTGCGCATCGCATCGACCCAACTGCCGGCGGCCTGCGCCGCATTGAGCTTTTCCACTTCGATCGGCGTGTGGCTGACCACGGAAAGCAGCGCCTTGTGGCTCCACACGTCATGTTCGAGCGGCGCGATATTGAGATCGCCGACCAGAATCGCGTGTTCGCGCGTCACGTCGCCCTTTCCGAACCAGTCGGTCATTTCATCGACAAAACCGAGCTTATGCGCGAATTTCTCATTGATCGCCGGGTCCGGCTCGTCGCCGCCGGCCGGCACGTAGAAATTATGGATCACGATTCCTTTGGCCTTGCCGCTGGCAATGCGCGCGCTCACGTGGCGCGAATCGTTCTTGCCGCAAAATGCACGCTTTTCGATCTCGACGAGCGGCACTTTCGACAGGGTGGCGACGCCGTGATAGCCTTTCTGGCCATGGATCGCCATGTGCGGATAGCCCGCCTTCTTGAATTGCGCGGTCGGAAATTCCCCGTCAGGGCATTTCGTTTCCTGCAGGCACAAAACGTCCGGCGCCTGTTCGGCAAGAAATTTCAAGACGATCGGCAGGCGCAGGCGGACGGAATTGATGTTCCAGGTGGCGAGTTTCAAAGGCATGGGCAGGTTCCATGGAATCGAAGGCATCGTTTCCCTGAAACTACAGGCAACCGGCGCGGCGCCATAGCCCGGCCACGGCTTTTGGGGGGCTTATGCAACGCAAATGCGCATGACGGCGCCCGCGGCCCGTGGCATCATCGGATTCGTCACAGCCGCTCATGCGCTGCGACCGACCCCGGACCGGACCAAGGAGTTGCGAGATGCGCCCGACCAAACTCGACCCGGATGCCCGCACCGCGGCGCTCGGCACCCTGCCGCAATGGACCTACGACAGCGCGCGCGATTCGATCAGCCGCAGCTTCCGCTTTAAGGATTTCAATGCCGCCTTCGGCTTCATGACCCGCGCGGCGCTGATCGCCGAAAAAATGGACCACCATCCCGAATGGTTCAACGTTTACAATAAGGTCACCGTGACCCTCGTCACCCACGACGTGAAGGGCCTGTCGGAATTGGACGTGCAATTGGCGCAGGCGATGGATGCGCTGGCGGGATAGAAATAAGGAAGCAAGTTTCGAGCATATGGGCGCGTATTGTAATGCTCATGCCTTATTTGCATTCCTGCTGAGCCCGTTCGAGCGCCTGTTTGAACCCGGTTAAGATATAAGTATCTTGCTCAGTGCTGCCCTTCATGAGCGGAACGCTAATTTCGAGCTTGCCGCTTCGTTTCATAGTTTCGACGACCTGATCTTCCTCGGCAACGTTCTTGATCCAGGCATTGCCTCCCTTGGCGATGAGGTCGAATGACCGGCTCCCAAGTTGAGCTGTCGCTCCGTCGGCACTGTCCTTCAGCGGCAAGCCCATCATGACCGAAAACTCGTTCTTGATATGCTGCGCAGGAATTACCGAAATGAATAGGTGTGCATCATCACGTTTCAGGCCCTTTGGCTTGCGCTCTTTCGGCGTAGCTAAAGCATAGCATTCCTTGGCTTTGCCAGTAGTCACATAGGCGCTCCACTCGTCGAAGGTGCCGAGCAGCTGCGGTTTGCTGCCATCGGGAGCCGCTTCGGCGGCGACAGGTCTTTTCTTATGGGCGGCGAAACTTGACGAAACGGGTGCCAGGAGCAAGGCGGCGCCCAATGCGACGAGGGCAGAACGGGAAAGCGAAAATTTGCGAATCATGATGCCCAACATACTCCTTGGCGGCAATTGAAACGAGACCCGTTCCTTGAGCCACATTCATTGAATCAAATCGCTGCAAATCTTGTACAGGGAACATAGTTAACCAAAGATTTGCGACAGCCATGCGGACAGGGTTGATGCGCCGATAAAGGCGCGAAAAAAGGGGCAAAATTCCGGCAATTGCGGCAACGCTCGCGCGGCGCACAAAATGCGGTTAAAACATCGTCTCGCCAGCCCGAACGAATTGGCCCGCCCGGCCTTGGCTCCGGGTTTCCTCATGCGTCCAAACATGCAAGATTGGCGCCCCTTTAAAGCAGATAGGTAGACGTGGTCGAAGACCGGCTCAGCCAGCAGGATCAGATTGAGTTGATCGACCGCGTTGCCGCCTCCGGCGATCGCGACGCGTTTGCGCGCCTGTTCGACTATTTTGCTCCGCGCCTGAATGCCTATCTGCAAAAGCTCGGACTCGACCGCGGTGCGGCGGAGGAAATCGCCCAGGAGGTGATGGTGACCCTGTGGCGCAAGGCCGCCCTGTTCAATCCGGAAAAATCCTCCGTCGCCACCTGGCTCTACCGGATCGCCCGCAACCTGCGCATCGACCTGCAGCGGCGCGAGCGCCTCACCTTCGTCGATCCGCAGGACTCAGGGCTAGAGAACGTCGACAGCGACGAACCGGGGGCGGATATTGTCATGGAACTGCAATTGCGGGATGATCTGCTCCGCGCCGCCCTGGCGCACCTGCCGGAGGAGCAATTGGCCCTGGTCCGTTTTGCCTTCTTCGACGGGCTGTCCCATGCAGATATCGCCGTGCGCACCGGATTGCCGCTCGGCACCGTGAAATCGCGCATCCGCCTCGCCTTCGCGCGCCTGCGCCACATTTTGGAAACGACTACGTCAGACACGGATAGGTAGGGGTCTCCATGAAAGCTGTCCTGTGCCGCGCCTACGGACCGCCGGAAAATCTGGTGGTTGAAACGTTGAACGACCCGATCGCCGGACCGGGCGAAATCGTCGTCGAGACGACTTATATCGGCCTCAATTTCTTCGATACGCTGATCATCGAAAACAAATACCAGATCAAGCCGCCGCTGCCCTTTTCGCCGGGCGCGGAATTTGCCGGCCGCATCGGTGAAATCGGCGCCGATGTCACCGGCTTCCAGATCGGCGACCGGGTCATGGGCTTCATCGGCTATGGTGCCTGCCGGTCGAAGGTGCTGTGCAAGGCCGCGGATCTCATCCACATTCCCGAGGGCCTGTCGGACGAGCAGGCGGCGGGCCTGACCGTGACCTATGGCACTGCCCTGCACAGCCTGAAACAGCGGGCGCAGATGCGCCCGGGCGAGACTTTGGCGGTTCTCGGCGCGTCGGGCGGCGTCGGCATTGCGGCGGTGGAAATCGGCCGCCTGATGGGCGCCAAGGTGATTGCCTGCGCCTCGAACGAGGAAAAACTTGCCTTCGCCGTGCAGCACGGGGCGTCCGAGCGGGTCGACTACGGTCATCAGGATCTCAAGGAAGCTTTGCGCACCCTGACCGGCGGCAACGGCGTCGATGTGATTTACGATCCCGTCGGCGGGCAACTCAGCGAGGCAGCGCTGCGCTCCATCGCCTGGCAGGGCCGGTTTTTGGTCGTCGGCTTCGCCTCGGGCGAGATTCCGAAAGTGCCGCTCAATCTCGCTTTGCTGAAAGGATGCGATGTGCTGGGCGTGTCCTGGGGGGAATTCGTGAAACGCTCGCCGCAAGGCCATCGCGAGAATATGGCGCAGCTCGCCGCCTGGGCCGCGACCCGGACGCTTTCGGCGCATGTGCATGCCGTCTACCCGATGGAACAGATCGCAACGGCGCTGGGCGTCATCCGCCGCCGCGAGGCAAACGGCAAAGTGGTGATCAAGGCTTGAACGGAGCGCGGCCATCCTGGCCGTATGGGTTGCGTTGTCGCATGCGGCCTGGAAGGCCGCGTTCCATTCAACTATTGCAAGGCTTTCTTCAGCTCCGGCAGCAGGACCGCCTGCATGCTCTCTTCGGTCAGCGGGCCGACGAATTTGTAGGCGATCGTGCCGTCACCCCGCACGATGAAGGTCTCCGGCACGCCGTACACGCCCCAATCGATGCCGACCCGGCCCGACGAATCGTCGCCGATCTGCGCATAAGGATCACCCTTCGCGCCTAGGAACCGGCGCGTGTTTTCCGCTTCGTCCTTGTACGCCATGCCAAAGATGCGGACGCCCTTGGCGCGTAGATCCGCATCATTCGCAAGCTGCATCAGAATGGGATGTTCCTCGTGGCAGGGCACGCACCAGGAGGCGAAGACATTGACCAGGGTGACATGGCCCTGCTGCAGATCGCTTTGCGAAAAGCCCTGCGCCTCAGGCATCGAGGCGGGCGGCGGCAATTGGAAGGCGGGCGCCGGTTTGCCGAGCAAGGCGGACGGGATGCGCGAGGCGTCGCCGGCGCCGAGCCGCACGTAAAACAGAATCGCCAGCGCGATGAGAACGACGAGCGGCAGGAAAATGATGACGCGCCGGACACTGCCGGTGTTTGTCTCAACCGATGTCATGCGTCGCGATCGTCCTTGAATTTCGTCAAGGCGCGCATCAGGCGGCGGTAATCCAGCCAAGCGGCCGCAATCATCGCCGCCACGACGACGCCGGCGACCGCATAGGCGGCGAGAATGAAGCCGGTATGCGGATCTTCGATCATGACGCCAGCATCCTTGCAGCATTCGGCCCATCGGCACCTTGTGCCGCGAGCAGGGTTTGACGGCGCAGCTTGCGGCGCAAAATCTCGTTACGGGTCCGCATCAGATGCAATGTTACGAACAGCAGCGTTGCTGCAAGCGCCATGACGAAGAGCGGCCACAACATCGATGCGGGCAAGGTCGGCCCGTCCATCCGGAACACCGATTCCGGCTGATGCAATGTATTCCACCAATCGACGGAGAATTTGATGATCGGCAGATTGATCACCCCGACGAGGGTCAGGATCGCAGCGGCGCGGCCGGCAAGCCCCGTCTCCTCCAAGGTCTGCCACAGAGCAATGAGGCCGAGATAGATCAGGAGCAGCACGAGTTCGGACGTGAGCCGCGCGTCCCACACCCACCAGGTGCCCCATGTCGGCTTGCCCCAGAGCGAGCCGGTGACAAGGCAAATGAAGGTGAAGCCCGCGCCAAGGGGCGCTGCGGCCTTTTGCGCCGCATCGGCCAGCGGATGCCGCCAGACCAAGGTGCCGAGCGCCGAGACTGCCATCGAGGCATAGATCAGCATCGACAGCCAGGCTGCGGGCACGTGGATATACATGATCCGGACCATCTCGCCCTGCTTATAATCGGCGGGGGAAGCGAAGAAGGCGAGATAGAGGCCGATGGCGAACAGCACTGCCGAGGCGGCGGCGAACCAGGAAATGATCCGCGCCGCGAAGACGAGAAAGCGCGCCGGATTGGCGTAGGCGGAGAGGCGCGCAGACAAGGGTTGAGTTTGAGATGCCATCGGCAACATCTAGCACGTTTCGCCCCGCTCCCGCACCACCAACCGGACGTCCGGTTGGTGCAGCCTTGCGCGTCGATTTCGGGCCGGCCCGTGGTCGCCGCGGAGAGTCAAGGAACGCGACCGCTTACTCCGCGGCCCGCTTCATTTCCGGATAGACGCAGTGATCGCCTTCGGCGGCGACCGGCGTCGCATTCGCGAAGGGCAGGCCGAGCGTGTGCCACACATCGACCAGCGCATCGACGAGATCGCTGATATGCTCGTCCTTGTGG
Proteins encoded:
- a CDS encoding quinone-dependent dihydroorotate dehydrogenase; protein product: MRTLIEPLGLAFLHALEPERAHGLTLKALKNLPLPRGPNDRRLAVRAFGLDFPNPIGMAAGFDKNAEVPDALLRLGFGFAECGTLTPKPQSGNPRPRIFRLPADVGLINRLGFNNEGHDAAHARLAARKAIGTVGVNIGANKDAADRAADYVAGIKRFADVASYFTVNISSPNTPGLRDLQQAAALDDLLARVLAARDETSAQHGRKPVLLKIAPDLTLADLDDIVRVARARAIDGMILSNTTITRPQSLAEVQVAKEQGGLSGKPLFPLATYMLAQTYQRVEGQFPLIGVGGIDSAQAAVEKIRAGASLVQLYSALVFKGLALIDDIKRGLVDELVRRKLNSIATLTGTGAAEWAARHS
- the xth gene encoding exodeoxyribonuclease III; protein product: MPLKLATWNINSVRLRLPIVLKFLAEQAPDVLCLQETKCPDGEFPTAQFKKAGYPHMAIHGQKGYHGVATLSKVPLVEIEKRAFCGKNDSRHVSARIASGKAKGIVIHNFYVPAGGDEPDPAINEKFAHKLGFVDEMTDWFGKGDVTREHAILVGDLNIAPLEHDVWSHKALLSVVSHTPIEVEKLNAAQAAGSWVDAMRTKVPADQKLYTWWSYRSPNWELADKGRRLDHIWLSPSLAPSLNGMQVLKEARGWERPSDHAPVIAELKL
- a CDS encoding 4a-hydroxytetrahydrobiopterin dehydratase → MRPTKLDPDARTAALGTLPQWTYDSARDSISRSFRFKDFNAAFGFMTRAALIAEKMDHHPEWFNVYNKVTVTLVTHDVKGLSELDVQLAQAMDALAG
- a CDS encoding sigma-70 family RNA polymerase sigma factor, with protein sequence MVEDRLSQQDQIELIDRVAASGDRDAFARLFDYFAPRLNAYLQKLGLDRGAAEEIAQEVMVTLWRKAALFNPEKSSVATWLYRIARNLRIDLQRRERLTFVDPQDSGLENVDSDEPGADIVMELQLRDDLLRAALAHLPEEQLALVRFAFFDGLSHADIAVRTGLPLGTVKSRIRLAFARLRHILETTTSDTDR
- a CDS encoding NADPH:quinone oxidoreductase family protein codes for the protein MKAVLCRAYGPPENLVVETLNDPIAGPGEIVVETTYIGLNFFDTLIIENKYQIKPPLPFSPGAEFAGRIGEIGADVTGFQIGDRVMGFIGYGACRSKVLCKAADLIHIPEGLSDEQAAGLTVTYGTALHSLKQRAQMRPGETLAVLGASGGVGIAAVEIGRLMGAKVIACASNEEKLAFAVQHGASERVDYGHQDLKEALRTLTGGNGVDVIYDPVGGQLSEAALRSIAWQGRFLVVGFASGEIPKVPLNLALLKGCDVLGVSWGEFVKRSPQGHRENMAQLAAWAATRTLSAHVHAVYPMEQIATALGVIRRREANGKVVIKA
- a CDS encoding DsbE family thiol:disulfide interchange protein, which codes for MTSVETNTGSVRRVIIFLPLVVLIALAILFYVRLGAGDASRIPSALLGKPAPAFQLPPPASMPEAQGFSQSDLQQGHVTLVNVFASWCVPCHEEHPILMQLANDADLRAKGVRIFGMAYKDEAENTRRFLGAKGDPYAQIGDDSSGRVGIDWGVYGVPETFIVRGDGTIAYKFVGPLTEESMQAVLLPELKKALQ
- the ccmD gene encoding heme exporter protein CcmD, whose product is MIEDPHTGFILAAYAVAGVVVAAMIAAAWLDYRRLMRALTKFKDDRDA
- a CDS encoding heme ABC transporter permease, whose amino-acid sequence is MASQTQPLSARLSAYANPARFLVFAARIISWFAAASAVLFAIGLYLAFFASPADYKQGEMVRIMYIHVPAAWLSMLIYASMAVSALGTLVWRHPLADAAQKAAAPLGAGFTFICLVTGSLWGKPTWGTWWVWDARLTSELVLLLIYLGLIALWQTLEETGLAGRAAAILTLVGVINLPIIKFSVDWWNTLHQPESVFRMDGPTLPASMLWPLFVMALAATLLFVTLHLMRTRNEILRRKLRRQTLLAAQGADGPNAARMLAS